DNA sequence from the Treponema sp. OMZ 838 genome:
CATTTTTCGGCACAATTTTCAACGGAAATAAAAAAAGCGCGGCATAGGTAAAAAAGAGTACCGTCAAAAATTTACCATATCGTATTTTTGTTTTATCCGGTAAAGCCGATATTCTGCCGTTCATACCTTATTTTATCTTTTTTCTTGATCCTTTTTAAGAGGTCTTTAGCGATACCTTCAATAGATTTATATATTATTTCGACTATAATCGAAATACATATTGATTACAGCGAATGTTTCGATTATAATCGAAGTTAATAGGGGTAATTTCATGAATCAGATTATCAGACCGAAATACATACAACAGATTGCGCAATTTGTAGACAAGCCGGTTATTAAAGTATTAACCGGTATGAGAAGAGTCGGAAAATCAACGCTTTTAATGATGATAAAAGACGAAATTCTAAAAAACATACCCGCTGAAAACAAACTCTATCTCAATTTTGAATCGGCAGATTTTTTTGATATAACGACTGCAAAGGCTTTGCATGCCTATTTACAGCCGCGCATACAAAACATACATACCAAAATCTATTTTTTCTTTGACGAAATACAAATGGTGACAGGCTGGGAAAAGGTTATCAACAGCCTCAGCGTGGATAAAAACTGTGATATTTATATAACCGGTTCAAATTCAACGCTTATTTCGGGAGACCTTGCTACCCTGCTTTCGGGGCGATATACGGCATTTGAAATTTATCCGTTTACCTTCGACGAATTCACACAAGCGTTTAAAGATACGCAGCTTTCAAATGAAGCGCTATTCGATACATATGTGCAGATTGGCGGAATGCCTTTTTTACGGTATTTTAATTTGGAGGAAACTCCGTGTTTTAAATATTTAAGCGATGTGTATAACACCGTATTGGTCAAAGACGTATTACAGTACAATAACATTCGAGATGTCGATATTTTTAATCGTATCTTATCGTATGTGCTCGAAAATATCGGGCATACTTTTTCGGCGAACAGCATCAAAAACTATTTTAAAAATGAGAAAAGGACTGTTTCAATCGATACCGTTTTAAATTATTTGGAATATTGCCGAAACGCATTTATCATTAAAAAAGTACCCCGCTATGATATGGCAGGTAAAAAGATCCTGAAAGTAGACGAAAAATATTATGTAACCGATCACGGCTTCCG
Encoded proteins:
- a CDS encoding ATP-binding protein; translation: MNQIIRPKYIQQIAQFVDKPVIKVLTGMRRVGKSTLLMMIKDEILKNIPAENKLYLNFESADFFDITTAKALHAYLQPRIQNIHTKIYFFFDEIQMVTGWEKVINSLSVDKNCDIYITGSNSTLISGDLATLLSGRYTAFEIYPFTFDEFTQAFKDTQLSNEALFDTYVQIGGMPFLRYFNLEETPCFKYLSDVYNTVLVKDVLQYNNIRDVDIFNRILSYVLENIGHTFSANSIKNYFKNEKRTVSIDTVLNYLEYCRNAFIIKKVPRYDMAGKKILKVDEKYYVTDHGFRQAQGFSNTKDIERILENIVFVELASRGYEVKIGKLKDREIDFIVQKNNQLSYYQVAYMLSDEQTREREFGVYKTIEDNFPKYVLSLDRFDFSRDGIIHKNIIDFLLESTMP